CCGCGAAGAACACCGTCGCCAGCACCTCGGCGAGGACGAACGTCGTCAGCGCGGCGGCGACGACGAACGCCCCCAGCAACACCCGACGTCGACGCCGATCTACCGCCATGTCACCCCGTTTACCCCCGGCCGACAAAACGTTTGGTCATGGCACAGGTCGGCCGACAGAAGCGTGAGTGTGTGCAGCGATACCACACCGCAATAGTAACGATCTCCAGATGAAACGGAGGGGTTGGCGAGAGCGTCACCCAACGACGCCGACGGTCAGGAGGGTCCCGCAGGTCCGGTATCGCTCGATCATCGCCTCGCGGGACTCCCAGTCTTCGGTTGGAAAGTCTTCGGCCGGCGGGATCTCGACTTCGCGGTCGGGGATGCGGTCCTGGGAGGCGACGTGGAAACCGGCCTCGCGGAAGGCCTCGCGATACTGGCGTTCGGACCAGCGGGTCATCTCCACGCCGACCATCTCGGGCCAGTGGTGCGAGTGAACGTTCTCCTCGTAGAAGTTGACGGCGCAGTAGAACGTGCCGCCCGGCCGGAGGACGCGGCGGAGTTCCCGCAGTGCGGCGTCGGGGTCGCTCGCGTAGTAAAAGGCCTCCATCGAGAAGCAGTGGTCGATCGCGTCGTCGTCGAACGGGAGGTGCTCGAAGTCGCCGACGAGGTACGTGATGGCCGGGTCGTCGGTGTAGGAGCGGGCGTTGCGCGCCATCTCGGGGGCGGCGTCGAGCCCGTAGACCCGGCCGGCGTCGGCGGTGTCGCGGAGCGCGCGGCCGGCGTAGCCGCTGCCACAGCCCAGGTCGAGGACCGTATCGCCGGACCTGACTGGCACCCGCGCCAGCGCGTGCTTCGCGGTGTGCCAGTGGCGCTCCTCCATCCCCTTGTCGCGGCCCTCGCTGGCCCACTCGTCGAACTCCTCGCGGACGCTCATCGACGGATCCAGTGGCGGGGGCGCCATAACGGTTCGGTCCGCCCGCGCCGGGGGACGGGGTTACCGGCCGACCCCGATCCGAGCCGGGACGGTTTTAGGGGCGGGTCCCCCTCTCGCGGGTATGGGACGCCGCCGTCGCTACAGGGTCGCCGACACCGCCCAGCAGATCGTCGGGGGGTTCCTGCTGGCGGGCCCGTTCGTCGTCACCGAGGAGGTCTGGGTGCTGGCGGCGCAGATGAGCGCCCTCCACACGGTCGCGGTCGTCGCCATCGTCTTCGGGATCGGTTACGGGGCGCTGTACAAGGCCGACGAGGGTCGCGACCCCGAGCGCGAGGCCGAGGTCGCCGGGATTCCGATTCGATTCGTCTCCCTGATGGTCGTCTCCTACGGTTCGGTCGCGGTGCTCGCGCTGGCCCTGACGGCCCCGGAGACGTTCCTCGTCGAGAGCGGGATCCTGTCCGACCCGACGCCGGCCGCCATGGCGTGGACGACGGTCAAGGCCGTCGCCGTCGGCGCCATCTTCAGCGTCGTCGGTGCGGCCACCGCCGACAGCGTGTTCTGACCCACAAATTTAACGCCGGCCCTCTGCGTTTGGCCGGCATGGACTACGAACTCGCCATCGAGAACACGCCGGACGCGATCCCAGGGGGGACCGGGGTACTACTTCTGCACCCGAGTACCGGCGAGACGGACCGCATCGACACCGACTTCCTCACGACCGACACCGACCACATGCTGATCATCTCGACCCGCACCACCGCCCGCGAGGTCGAGCAGAAACTGGAGTACTACGACGTCGACGAAACCAACGCCACAATCCTCGACACCCTCTCCATCGAGCGCGGCTACACCCGCCGACCGACCGACAACGTCCGGTACGTCTCCTCGCCCGACGACCTCTCGGGCATCGTCGAGGCGGCCCGCGAGTTCCTCGACACCCACGACGGGAAGCTCCGCGTCACCGTCGACTCGATCACCGAGATGGCCTACTACGCCGACGAGGAGCGCGCCCGCGGCGCGGTCGCCGACCTGCTCGCACTGCTTTCCGAACACGACGCCGTCGGCCTCTTTCACCTCTCGCCGGAGGTCCACGAGGACGCGGTCGTCGACGACTTCCGCGAGCTGTTCGACGGCGTCGTCGAACTGTCGGCCGACGGCACCGTCGAAAGCGTTTTCTGACGGTCACGACAGTTTCTCGAAGGTCTTCCTGGCCCACTCGACGGCGTACTCCGGACCGGTCCGGGCGTACGCCGCCGTGTCCAGCGCGGCGAACGGCGACGGAATCTCCAGCCGGTCGTCCGCCGCGTGTTTCACGGCGCTGCAGGCCAGTTCCGCGGCGGTCGCGAACTCGGTCTGGCCCCGCGCGACCTCCGTCGAGAGGTCGCCGAGCCTGGGTTCGAGCCGCTCGCCGGCGTCGACCCACGCGTCGAACAGGTCGGGATGGTCGGTCTCCCAGTCGGCGAAGACCTCGCGGGTGTGCAGCCCGCAGTACGCGGTGTAGAGCGCCGCTGCGAGCTGGTAGACGCCCGCCGGTTCGAGGGGGACGGCCGCGTCGAGGTCGGCGTACCGCGCTCCGAAGAACGCGAGGAAGGACTCGGGGAGGTCGAGGCCGACTTCGACGAGCGCCTCTGCGATCAGGAAGCGGACGAAGGGGTCCGGCGAGGTGCGGAGCCGCGGTTTCACGAACACGACTGGTGGGTCGGTCTGGCGGGTCCAGGCGACGCCGCCGTCGCCGGGGAGGCCGATCGTGAACTCGCTCCCGGCGTACTCGCGGAGCTGGTCGGGTGCGTCCGCCGGGAGCCACTCCGGCGGGTAACTGACGGGATCCAGACTCTCGACCAGCAGGCCGAGTTCCTCGGCGACAGCGGGGTCGAGCGTCTCGAAGTCCCGCTCGGTGTGCAGGACGAGCGCGTCGGGGGCGGACTCGTCGCGGACGGCGGCGAGGGCCCCGTCGAGGTCGCGCGACTCGAACATCAGGCGAGCGCGGCGCTCGCGATCTGTGCGACGGCGAGGAGTGCGGTGACACCGATCGTCAGCAGGACGATCTTGGTTGCCTTGCTCATACCCACGGCTTCCGCCAGCACGGATTTAAAACCCGCTATTCCGCCTCGGCGCTCCCGCCCACGTCGGCCCCGCGGGCGACCCCCTGCCACTTCCCCGTCCAGAAGCGGGCGGTGTTGACCGCCGCCTTGAGGTAGAAGTCGCCGATCAGCGCCGCGAAGACGGCGGGGAGGCCCCAGCCCAGTCCCGGCGCGACCGAGACCCCGGCGATAGTGACCCCGTAGCCGACCGGCAGCGCCAGCGCCGCGACCGGGAGCCTGAAGAGGTACGCGCCGGCGAACGTGCCGTAGAGCGGCCAGCGGGTGTCGCCCGCGCCGCGCAGGCTGCCGCGCATCGTCCGCGAGATCGAGAAGCCGGCGACGATTACGCCGAACACGCGGATGAACCGCACCGCGAGATCGGGGTACTGCGTCCCGAAGGCCAGCGCCACGGGGCGGGCCGCCACCACGAGGACCGCGCCGAACAGCAACTGGGTGAGCAGGGCGATCCGCATCGTCTGCCAGCCGTACTCGGTGGCTTCGTCGTGCTCGCCAGCGCCGACGGCCTGCCCGACGAGCGTGCTCGCGGCCGTCGCGTACCCCCAGGCCGGCATCAGCGCCAGCAGCATCACCCGGCGGCCGATGGCGTAGGCGGCCACGACGGGCGTCCCGAGCACGCCCAGCACGAACAGGAACGGGAACCGGCCGAACGTCTGGAGCAGGCGCATCCCCGCAAGCGGGAGGCCGACGCGGACGATCTCCCGACAGAGCGAGAGGTCGACCTGCGGTCCCGCGAGCGGCAGGCGGACGACGTACCGCCCCGACACCAGGAGCCCCAGGAAGACCGTCGCCGCGAGCGTATTGGCGATCGCGGTCCCCCAGGCGGCCCCGGCCACCCCCAGTTCGGGGAACGGTCCCCAGCCGAAGATGAGAACGGCGTTGAGGACGACGTTCGTCGGCAGCGTCAGCAGGCGGACGTACATGGGCGTCCGCGTGTCGGCGCTCCCCGCCAGCGCCCGCGCGGCGATCATGCTCCAGAACCGGAAGGAAAGCGAGAGCATGACGATCTGCAGGTAGATCGCCCCCAGTTCGATCGTCCGCGGGTCGTCGGTCAGCACGTCGAGCATCGGTCCGGCGTAGACCCAGGTGATCACGGTCAGCGGGAGCGAGACGAGCAGCGAGAGCCACAGCGACTGCTTGACCGCCAGGTCCGCCCGGTCGGGCTGGTCGGCCCCCTGGAGCCGCGAGACGACGCTGATGGTCCCCGAAGACAGCGCCAGCGAGAGCCCAAAGCCCAGGAAGTAGTACTGAAAGCCCAGTTCGAGGGCGGCGATGGCCGCGTCCCCGACGGCGATGCCGACCATCAGGAAGTCCGCGACCCGCAACAGGACCCGGAGGCCACCCGTGACCATGACCGGAAGGGCCAGGTCGAACGCTTCGGTCCCCTTCCGCCGGTCGACCAGCCCCAGCCGGGCCAGCAGTGCGGGGAACCCCAGCAACGCGTCGCGCACGGCGGCACGAATACCCATCTACCGCGACGTCGACCGGGAGTCCCGTGGACCTTTCGCCGCGCTCGTCGGGTGTCGGGGATTTAGTTAGAGAGTTGCTACCGCGACTCATACGTTCAGGTAGTGACTTATTACTCCGCGATTATTTTCAGGCGTTTCGATTCATTAGCTCAAACAGTACCAATCCTGATATAGAGGTAGTCACAAGGAATGGGGTATGTTCCCGGGGCCGGAACTGTACGCGGCGGTTCTGTTTCTCACAGTGCTGCCTGCGGCGTATCTGATTCGCGCGGTGTGGAGCAGGCTCGACCGGCCGAGCGGTCGCTGGCTCGTCGTGACGCTCGTTGGCATGAGCGGCTGGTCTGTCTCCTGGGCGCTGATGTTGCTGTTCGAAGGGTATCGGTTGTCGCTGTGGAGTTTCAACGTCGTGGTGCTGTTCGCGAGCGTGACGACTATCGGCTGGTTGTTCGTGACGATCGAGTACACCTGGCAGAAGCAGGTCGAACACCGCATCGTGGCACCGTTCCTGATCGTTCCCGCGGTGGTGCAGGTGCTCATCTGGACGAACCCGTTCCACGAACTGGTCTGGCGCCCTGGCACGTTCGTCGACGCCCAGGGGGTGCTCCATCCGGTCCACGGCCTCGGGTTCTATCTCCACATCGGCTACTCGTATCTGCTCGTCGTGGCGGGACTGGTGCTGTTGACCGTCGCCTTCGTCGAGCGAGAGGGACTGTATCGAAAGCAGGCGTTCCTGTTGCTGCTCGGTGGCTTCATTCCGACCGTGTTTCCGATCGCGTTCGTCTTCGGGATGATCCCGACGGACTACCTGAACCCGACACCGTTGGGTTTCCTGCTCGGGACGTCTATTTGGGGGTGGGCACTCTTCCGCTACCAGTTGCTCAAAACGGTCCCGGTCGCACGCCGGATGGTGCTCGCCGAGATGAGCGAGGGCGTCCTGATCGTGGACGACGGGAACGTCGTCACGGACGCGAACGATGCGCTCCACGAGATGTTCGACCTCGAATCCGATCCCACGGGCAAGCCGCTCGAGTCGGTCCTCGAACCGTACGAGGGACTTCGCTCGCTGATCCAGTCCGGGACGTTCTCCGATGAACGCATCACGGTCGAGCTCAACGGGGAACCGCGCCACCTCACCGTGAGTAAAAGCTCCGTCACCCACGACGGCGGGACCGGTGGCTGGGTCCTCGTCTTCAACGATCGAACGGCGCTGTTCCGGTACGAAGAGGACCTCGAACTACTGAAGGGCGTCCTCGCACGTGTCCTCCGGCACGACATCCGGAACAAACTGAACGTCATCCGCGCCCACGGTGAACTGCTCGCCCAGCAGACAGACGGGCAGCACGCGAAGCAGGCTCGCACTGTCGTCCAGACCTCTGACGCCGTCATCGAAACAGCAGAGAAGGCAAAGGCCATCGAGTCGCTGGTCGAGGCGGACCGGCCGCTCTACGACACCGATCTCGTCCACGTGGCCGGACGGACCGTCGACTGGGCCACGGAGCAGTACCCGGACGTCGATATCGAGTTCGACGCCCCGGATCAGGCGTGGGTGCGTGCGGACGAACGGCTCGCGCTCGGGATCCGGAGCCTGGTCGAAAACGGGATCGAACACAACGATAGCGACGCTCCGATGGTGCGAGTCGCCATCGAGCGGACCGACGACACCGTCACGCTGACTGTCGACGACAACGGCTCAGGAATCGACCGCTACGAGCAGCGCGTGTTCGAGGGCGAAGCGGTCGATCAACTCAACCACAGTACGGGCCTCGGCCTCTGGCTGGTGAACTGGGTGGTTCGCAACTCGAACGGGGCCACCACCGTCACCCAGACGGAGACCGGGACCCGATTCGTGGTGACGTTGGAGCGTCGCTTCCCCTCTGAGTCGCGCGCAGTCGACGCGTGCGAATCGGAACCTGGCTCGCGTTAACTTACTCGAACCCCCACCCAAAGAAGACGCTCGAACAGGTACAGGCCGTGTCGAACCCGCACTCGGGACACTGCCACTTCGATGGCGACGTCTCCTCGAACTCCGTCAGCACCTCCGCGCCGTAGTCGTCCGCGAGTTTCAGGTTCCCGTCGTTCTCCCGTTTCCACATCATCGATACCACCGGCGGATGTTCGGCCAGATACGCCATCGCGTGGGTCGCGAGCGCCGCGCCGATACCCTGCCCCTGGTGCTCCGGATGGACTGCGATGAGTTTGTACATCCCCAGCGGGAAGTGTTCCTCCCGAATCGGCGTCCGAGCGAGGAGTTCGTCAAGGGACACCGGAAGGGCGTCCGCGAACGACGCCCGGTCGAACAGCCCAGTGACGGAGAACCCGAGCACGGTGTACTCCCTGTTGAGGTGCGTCGGGTCGGTGAGTTCGCGGACCCCCTCACCCTCGACGTAGACGTAGAGGTGCCTGTCGTCGGGTTCGACGTACCGCGTGGCGAGTTCCGCGACGGTGGGTGCGTAGTCGGGACTCAACTCGGTCTCGCTGATCCCGACGATCTGTGCCCCAGCCGTCCGCCCCGATTCGTACTGTTCGAGCCGTTCCGCGAGTCGCCGGAGCGATTCGGGCCTGGTCGCCGCGCGGGTCACGACCCCCGTCACGTCGTCCTGGATATGGTACGAGTTGGCCTCGTGCGTCAGCCGGACCGTCGTCGTCTCGGTGCGCCACTGGATGTCGCCGTCCTTCCCGGGCAGTCGCGTCACGTCTCCGTCGGCCTCGAGTTCCGAGAGCACCGCGTCGATGGTCTCGGACGTCGCGGCGAGCATCGCGCTGATCTCCTCCGTCGAGACCGGCCCGCTCGCCCGCGCCAGCATCCCCTGCACCGCTTCGCGCAGTCTGTCCGCCGATCCCACATCGCCCACGTGCCGATGTCTAGATGACATCGGTCCGCAATTAGACGCGGATAATTAAAACTGTATGTGGTGTGGAAACATTCATCGGGCACTCCCCCTGAACCCCTCCCAGCGGTCGCGATGGCCGATGCCGGCGACCGGTCAGGGGATCAACTGCTCGCCGTCGTCGTCGTAGACGGCGATGGCTTCGACCGGGCAGGAACGGGCGGCGAACTTCGCGTCCAGTTCCTCGTCGGCGGGTATCTCGCGGACGAACAGGTCCGGGTCGGTCTCCTCGCTGTCGGCCAGGACGGCCTTGCCGGCGTCGGTGTCCTTCTCGAAGGCGTCCCACTCGGCGACGCACTGGAACATCCCGATACAGGTGTCGCGGTCGAACTCGATTCGCATGTGCGAGGGTTCGAGCGACGACCGCTTGAGTGTGGCGACGGCGGGCTAGACGAGTTCGGAGAAGTCCGCGGGGGCGGTGTCGGCCTCGGCGATCGAGTCCACGTCGATGCCGTGGATCAGGTCGACCAGCGGCTTCAGTTCGGGGAAGGTGTAGCAGGTCAGCGAGAAGTCCACGTCGGCGGCGGTGATCTTCGAGTCGACGACGAACACGAGGTCCGTGTCCGGCCACTCCGTGAT
Above is a genomic segment from Halorientalis sp. LT38 containing:
- a CDS encoding GNAT family N-acetyltransferase, which codes for MSSRHRHVGDVGSADRLREAVQGMLARASGPVSTEEISAMLAATSETIDAVLSELEADGDVTRLPGKDGDIQWRTETTTVRLTHEANSYHIQDDVTGVVTRAATRPESLRRLAERLEQYESGRTAGAQIVGISETELSPDYAPTVAELATRYVEPDDRHLYVYVEGEGVRELTDPTHLNREYTVLGFSVTGLFDRASFADALPVSLDELLARTPIREEHFPLGMYKLIAVHPEHQGQGIGAALATHAMAYLAEHPPVVSMMWKRENDGNLKLADDYGAEVLTEFEETSPSKWQCPECGFDTACTCSSVFFGWGFE
- a CDS encoding DUF2391 family protein, encoding MGRRRRYRVADTAQQIVGGFLLAGPFVVTEEVWVLAAQMSALHTVAVVAIVFGIGYGALYKADEGRDPEREAEVAGIPIRFVSLMVVSYGSVAVLALALTAPETFLVESGILSDPTPAAMAWTTVKAVAVGAIFSVVGAATADSVF
- a CDS encoding histidine kinase N-terminal 7TM domain-containing protein yields the protein MFPGPELYAAVLFLTVLPAAYLIRAVWSRLDRPSGRWLVVTLVGMSGWSVSWALMLLFEGYRLSLWSFNVVVLFASVTTIGWLFVTIEYTWQKQVEHRIVAPFLIVPAVVQVLIWTNPFHELVWRPGTFVDAQGVLHPVHGLGFYLHIGYSYLLVVAGLVLLTVAFVEREGLYRKQAFLLLLGGFIPTVFPIAFVFGMIPTDYLNPTPLGFLLGTSIWGWALFRYQLLKTVPVARRMVLAEMSEGVLIVDDGNVVTDANDALHEMFDLESDPTGKPLESVLEPYEGLRSLIQSGTFSDERITVELNGEPRHLTVSKSSVTHDGGTGGWVLVFNDRTALFRYEEDLELLKGVLARVLRHDIRNKLNVIRAHGELLAQQTDGQHAKQARTVVQTSDAVIETAEKAKAIESLVEADRPLYDTDLVHVAGRTVDWATEQYPDVDIEFDAPDQAWVRADERLALGIRSLVENGIEHNDSDAPMVRVAIERTDDTVTLTVDDNGSGIDRYEQRVFEGEAVDQLNHSTGLGLWLVNWVVRNSNGATTVTQTETGTRFVVTLERRFPSESRAVDACESEPGSR
- a CDS encoding MATE family efflux transporter, with translation MGIRAAVRDALLGFPALLARLGLVDRRKGTEAFDLALPVMVTGGLRVLLRVADFLMVGIAVGDAAIAALELGFQYYFLGFGLSLALSSGTISVVSRLQGADQPDRADLAVKQSLWLSLLVSLPLTVITWVYAGPMLDVLTDDPRTIELGAIYLQIVMLSLSFRFWSMIAARALAGSADTRTPMYVRLLTLPTNVVLNAVLIFGWGPFPELGVAGAAWGTAIANTLAATVFLGLLVSGRYVVRLPLAGPQVDLSLCREIVRVGLPLAGMRLLQTFGRFPFLFVLGVLGTPVVAAYAIGRRVMLLALMPAWGYATAASTLVGQAVGAGEHDEATEYGWQTMRIALLTQLLFGAVLVVAARPVALAFGTQYPDLAVRFIRVFGVIVAGFSISRTMRGSLRGAGDTRWPLYGTFAGAYLFRLPVAALALPVGYGVTIAGVSVAPGLGWGLPAVFAALIGDFYLKAAVNTARFWTGKWQGVARGADVGGSAEAE
- a CDS encoding DUF7090 family protein, which gives rise to MDYELAIENTPDAIPGGTGVLLLHPSTGETDRIDTDFLTTDTDHMLIISTRTTAREVEQKLEYYDVDETNATILDTLSIERGYTRRPTDNVRYVSSPDDLSGIVEAAREFLDTHDGKLRVTVDSITEMAYYADEERARGAVADLLALLSEHDAVGLFHLSPEVHEDAVVDDFRELFDGVVELSADGTVESVF
- a CDS encoding class I SAM-dependent methyltransferase, translated to MSVREEFDEWASEGRDKGMEERHWHTAKHALARVPVRSGDTVLDLGCGSGYAGRALRDTADAGRVYGLDAAPEMARNARSYTDDPAITYLVGDFEHLPFDDDAIDHCFSMEAFYYASDPDAALRELRRVLRPGGTFYCAVNFYEENVHSHHWPEMVGVEMTRWSERQYREAFREAGFHVASQDRIPDREVEIPPAEDFPTEDWESREAMIERYRTCGTLLTVGVVG
- a CDS encoding DUF7089 family protein; the protein is MFESRDLDGALAAVRDESAPDALVLHTERDFETLDPAVAEELGLLVESLDPVSYPPEWLPADAPDQLREYAGSEFTIGLPGDGGVAWTRQTDPPVVFVKPRLRTSPDPFVRFLIAEALVEVGLDLPESFLAFFGARYADLDAAVPLEPAGVYQLAAALYTAYCGLHTREVFADWETDHPDLFDAWVDAGERLEPRLGDLSTEVARGQTEFATAAELACSAVKHAADDRLEIPSPFAALDTAAYARTGPEYAVEWARKTFEKLS
- a CDS encoding ferredoxin, which produces MRIEFDRDTCIGMFQCVAEWDAFEKDTDAGKAVLADSEETDPDLFVREIPADEELDAKFAARSCPVEAIAVYDDDGEQLIP